In Populus trichocarpa isolate Nisqually-1 chromosome 7, P.trichocarpa_v4.1, whole genome shotgun sequence, the following proteins share a genomic window:
- the LOC7483110 gene encoding triacylglycerol lipase OBL1 isoform X2, giving the protein MDCDKGFSSSYMLLKPEELTFFDLVNILFSTDIEKRKFVDSAEVKEEDFQRRWLIFISIIVQKLLQVFSKPISFFGSLTEMWLNLLSSNGGFGSLLLNTMEGKVVIPEKTSASFLSFTGNYDLRTELDRNIKHGDPRYYAELSIMASKASYENKEYLETIVNHHWEMELLGSYDFWNDYQDKATTQAFLLRDKKDDHDTIVLAFRGTEPFDADAWCSDFDLSWYEIPDVGRIHGGFMKALGLQKCLGWPKEMKQNSSRPAPLAYYALRDILEGILSQNDQTKYIVTGHSLGGALAILFPAVLAFHDEKLLLDRLQGIYTFGQPRVGDGNFGKYMENMLEQNTIPYYRFVYGSDIVPRLPYDDKALMFKHFGTCLYYNRNYEVQAIEEEPNKNYFSLRGAIPMMVNAFFELIRSFTISSTKGRDYKERWFLRGFRVTGLVLPGVPAHLIQDYVNSTRLGSANVFLSGTKKQE; this is encoded by the exons ATGGATTGCGACAAAGGGTTTTCGAGCAGTTATATGCTCTTGAAACCTGAAGAATTAACATTCTTTGATCTCGTCAACATCTTATTCTCCACTGACATCGAGAAAAGAAAGTTCGTTGATAGCGCGGAGGTGAAGGAGGAGGATTTTCAGCGTCGATGGCTCATATTCATCTCCATTATTGTTCAAAAATTGCTGCAGGTTTTTTCCAAGCCGATATCATTTTTCGGGTCACTTACGGAGATGTGGCTCAACCTTTTGTCTAGCAACGGTGGCTTTGGCAGCCTTCTACTAAATACCATGGAAG GGAAGGTGGTGATTCCGGAGAAAACATCAGCATCTTTCTTATCTTTTACTGGAAATTACGACTTACGAACAGAATTGGACAGAAACATTAAACATGGTGATCCGAGGTACTATGCAGAACTTTCTATTATGGCTTCTAAAGCATCATACGAGAACAAAGAGTACCTCGAAACTATTGTCAATCATCACTGGGAG ATGGAGTTATTGGGATCCTATGACTTCTGGAACG ATTACCAAGATAAAGCCACAACACAAGCCTTCTTACTTCGTGACAAAAAAGATGACCATGATACAATTGTTTTGGCTTTCAGAGGTACTGAACCTTTTGATGCGGACGCTTGGTGTTCCGACTTTGATCTTTCCTGGTATGAGATTCCTGACGTTGGAAGGATCCATGGAGGTTTTATGAAAGCTCTGGGATTGCAAAAGTGCCTTGGTTGGCCTAAGGAAATGAAGCAAAATAGCTCACGCCCAGCACCATTAGCTTACTATGCCCTTAGAGATATATTGGAAGGCATTTTGTCACAAAATgatcaaacaaaatacatagtGACCGGTCACAGCTTAGGCGGGGCGCTAGCAATTCTGTTCCCTGCAGTTTTGGCATTCCATGATGAGAAACTGTTGTTGGACAGGTTACAAGGGATCTACACATTTGGGCAGCCTAGAGTAGGAGATGGAAATTTCGGaaaatacatggaaaatatGTTAGAACAGAACACGATTCCATATTACAGGTTTGTTTACGGTTCTGATATAGTTCCTAGGTTGCCTTATGATGACAAGGCCCTCATGTTCAAGCACTTTGGGACATGCCTCTACTACAATAGGAACTATGAAGTACAGGCAA TTGAAGAAGAACCAAACAAGAATTACTTCTCTCTACGTGGGGCAATACCCATGATGGTAAATGCATTTTTTGAGTTAATAAGAAGCTTCACCATCTCGAGCACCAAGGGACGAGACTACAAAGAAAGATGGTTCTTGAGAGGGTTTAGGGTAACTGGATTGGTACTCCCTGGCGTTCCAGCTCATCTTATCCAAGATTATGTTAACTCTACTCGTTTGGGATCAGCCAACGTATTTCTGTCAGGAACCAAGAAGCAAGAGTAA
- the LOC7483110 gene encoding triacylglycerol lipase OBL1 isoform X1, with product MDCDKGFSSSYMLLKPEELTFFDLVNILFSTDIEKRKFVDSAEVKEEDFQRRWLIFISIIVQKLLQVFSKPISFFGSLTEMWLNLLSSNGGFGSLLLNTMEGKVVIPEKTSASFLSFTGNYDLRTELDRNIKHGDPRYYAELSIMASKASYENKEYLETIVNHHWEMELLGSYDFWNDYQDKATTQAFLLRDKKDDHDTIVLAFRGTEPFDADAWCSDFDLSWYEIPDVGRIHGGFMKALGLQKCLGWPKEMKQNSSRPAPLAYYALRDILEGILSQNDQTKYIVTGHSLGGALAILFPAVLAFHDEKLLLDRLQGIYTFGQPRVGDGNFGKYMENMLEQNTIPYYRFVYGSDIVPRLPYDDKALMFKHFGTCLYYNRNYEVQVVEEEPNKNYFSLRGAIPMMVNAFFELIRSFTISSTKGRDYKERWFLRGFRVTGLVLPGVPAHLIQDYVNSTRLGSANVFLSGTKKQE from the exons ATGGATTGCGACAAAGGGTTTTCGAGCAGTTATATGCTCTTGAAACCTGAAGAATTAACATTCTTTGATCTCGTCAACATCTTATTCTCCACTGACATCGAGAAAAGAAAGTTCGTTGATAGCGCGGAGGTGAAGGAGGAGGATTTTCAGCGTCGATGGCTCATATTCATCTCCATTATTGTTCAAAAATTGCTGCAGGTTTTTTCCAAGCCGATATCATTTTTCGGGTCACTTACGGAGATGTGGCTCAACCTTTTGTCTAGCAACGGTGGCTTTGGCAGCCTTCTACTAAATACCATGGAAG GGAAGGTGGTGATTCCGGAGAAAACATCAGCATCTTTCTTATCTTTTACTGGAAATTACGACTTACGAACAGAATTGGACAGAAACATTAAACATGGTGATCCGAGGTACTATGCAGAACTTTCTATTATGGCTTCTAAAGCATCATACGAGAACAAAGAGTACCTCGAAACTATTGTCAATCATCACTGGGAG ATGGAGTTATTGGGATCCTATGACTTCTGGAACG ATTACCAAGATAAAGCCACAACACAAGCCTTCTTACTTCGTGACAAAAAAGATGACCATGATACAATTGTTTTGGCTTTCAGAGGTACTGAACCTTTTGATGCGGACGCTTGGTGTTCCGACTTTGATCTTTCCTGGTATGAGATTCCTGACGTTGGAAGGATCCATGGAGGTTTTATGAAAGCTCTGGGATTGCAAAAGTGCCTTGGTTGGCCTAAGGAAATGAAGCAAAATAGCTCACGCCCAGCACCATTAGCTTACTATGCCCTTAGAGATATATTGGAAGGCATTTTGTCACAAAATgatcaaacaaaatacatagtGACCGGTCACAGCTTAGGCGGGGCGCTAGCAATTCTGTTCCCTGCAGTTTTGGCATTCCATGATGAGAAACTGTTGTTGGACAGGTTACAAGGGATCTACACATTTGGGCAGCCTAGAGTAGGAGATGGAAATTTCGGaaaatacatggaaaatatGTTAGAACAGAACACGATTCCATATTACAGGTTTGTTTACGGTTCTGATATAGTTCCTAGGTTGCCTTATGATGACAAGGCCCTCATGTTCAAGCACTTTGGGACATGCCTCTACTACAATAGGAACTATGAAGTACAG GTAGTTGAAGAAGAACCAAACAAGAATTACTTCTCTCTACGTGGGGCAATACCCATGATGGTAAATGCATTTTTTGAGTTAATAAGAAGCTTCACCATCTCGAGCACCAAGGGACGAGACTACAAAGAAAGATGGTTCTTGAGAGGGTTTAGGGTAACTGGATTGGTACTCCCTGGCGTTCCAGCTCATCTTATCCAAGATTATGTTAACTCTACTCGTTTGGGATCAGCCAACGTATTTCTGTCAGGAACCAAGAAGCAAGAGTAA